The following coding sequences lie in one Hydrogenophaga sp. PBL-H3 genomic window:
- a CDS encoding ABC1 kinase family protein, with translation MLIETLGAARDMGRLNTILGVLIRHGFGDSVRRLGLTDSLERAGHALKWNHAADLARLAPPVQVRLALEELGPAFVKLGQIFAGRADLFGPEWIAEFEKLHSRVPAVPLALLRPQLLEDLGGEPDVVFARFDTEPLAAASIAQVHRAQLHDGTDVVVKIRRPGITETIDADLRLLARLAALAEEELPALKPYRPQQLVRELARSLKRELDLATECRSAERISVHMAALPWIVVPRVHWAYTTARVNVQDFVAGVPGDALDQLEAQGLDRRLLARRGAQAVLKMIVQDGIFHADPHPGNVFYLSDNRIAFIDFGMVGRLSQRRREELLQLLLGLVEHNPQGVADVLIDWTGDEHGINLAMLETEIEAFVDQYQGVPLAQLRLGQMLADVTAILREHHLALPPDLALLIKAFITLEGMGRGLDPDFHMATEALPLLREVVRARYRPKAMGARAWQTLRRTLSLAEQLPHDLSRLLRSARRGRVHVGIELAHLKRVGDQIDRAANRLAMALVISALIIGASIVMTVQGGPTLFGLPAFGFLGFLGAVLGGLWLVRAIWRSSKGRDAGDPS, from the coding sequence ATGCTGATCGAAACCTTGGGCGCTGCCCGCGACATGGGCCGACTCAACACCATCCTGGGTGTTCTGATCCGCCATGGGTTTGGTGACAGCGTTCGCCGCCTGGGACTGACCGACTCGCTGGAACGGGCCGGGCACGCGCTCAAGTGGAATCACGCAGCCGATCTCGCCCGCCTGGCGCCACCGGTGCAGGTGCGTCTGGCGCTCGAAGAGCTGGGCCCTGCGTTTGTGAAACTGGGCCAGATCTTCGCGGGCCGGGCCGACCTGTTCGGCCCCGAATGGATCGCGGAATTCGAAAAACTGCACAGCCGGGTCCCTGCGGTGCCACTGGCGCTGCTGCGCCCCCAGTTGCTCGAAGACCTCGGCGGTGAGCCCGACGTGGTGTTTGCCCGCTTCGACACCGAACCACTGGCGGCGGCGTCGATCGCGCAGGTGCACCGCGCCCAGCTGCACGACGGTACCGACGTCGTCGTCAAGATCCGCCGACCTGGCATCACCGAAACCATCGACGCCGACCTGCGCCTGCTGGCGCGCCTGGCGGCACTGGCCGAAGAGGAACTGCCTGCGCTCAAACCCTACCGGCCTCAGCAACTGGTGCGCGAGCTTGCACGCTCGCTCAAGCGCGAGCTCGACCTGGCCACCGAATGCCGCAGCGCCGAGCGCATCAGCGTCCACATGGCGGCCTTGCCGTGGATCGTGGTGCCGCGCGTGCACTGGGCCTACACCACTGCGCGCGTCAACGTGCAGGATTTCGTGGCCGGCGTGCCGGGCGACGCGCTGGACCAGCTGGAAGCGCAGGGCCTTGACCGGCGGCTGTTGGCGCGGCGCGGCGCGCAAGCCGTGCTCAAGATGATCGTGCAGGACGGGATCTTCCATGCCGATCCGCACCCGGGCAATGTGTTCTACCTGAGCGACAACCGCATCGCCTTCATCGACTTCGGCATGGTGGGACGCCTTTCACAGCGGCGCCGAGAAGAGCTGCTTCAACTGCTGCTGGGCCTGGTGGAACACAACCCCCAGGGCGTGGCCGACGTGCTGATCGACTGGACCGGTGACGAACATGGCATCAACCTTGCCATGCTGGAGACCGAGATCGAGGCCTTCGTGGACCAGTACCAGGGCGTGCCGCTGGCCCAGCTTCGCCTGGGCCAGATGCTGGCGGACGTGACGGCCATCCTGCGCGAGCATCACCTGGCGCTGCCACCCGACCTGGCCCTGCTGATCAAGGCCTTCATCACGCTGGAAGGCATGGGCCGCGGCCTGGACCCGGACTTTCACATGGCCACCGAGGCCCTGCCCCTGCTGCGCGAGGTGGTGCGCGCGCGTTACCGCCCCAAGGCCATGGGCGCGCGGGCCTGGCAGACGCTGCGCCGCACGCTGAGCCTGGCCGAGCAGCTGCCCCACGATCTTTCGCGCCTGCTGCGCAGCGCCCGACGCGGCCGGGTGCACGTGGGCATCGAGCTGGCCCACCTCAAGCGCGTGGGCGACCAGATCGACCGTGCCGCCAACCGCCTGGCCATGGCCCTGGTCATCTCGGCGCTCATCATCGGTGCGTCCATTGTCATGACGGTTCAGGGTGGGCCCACCCTGTTCGGGCTGCCCGCCTTCGGTTTCCTGGGTTTTCTGGGTGCCGTGCTCGGCGGGCTCTGGCTGGTGCGCGCGATCTGGCGCAGCAGCAAGGGGCGGGATGCCGGCGACCCGTCCTGA
- the minE gene encoding cell division topological specificity factor MinE has protein sequence MSIFSFLLGEKKKTASVAKERLQIILAHERSGRSASEPDYLPALQRELVAVISKYIKINPDDIKVQLDRQDNLDVLEVKIELPDRK, from the coding sequence ATGTCGATCTTTTCCTTTCTGCTCGGCGAGAAGAAAAAAACCGCCAGCGTGGCCAAGGAGCGGCTGCAGATCATCCTGGCACACGAGCGCAGTGGCCGCAGCGCGTCCGAACCCGATTACTTGCCAGCCTTGCAGCGTGAGCTCGTGGCCGTGATCAGCAAGTACATCAAGATCAACCCGGACGACATCAAGGTCCAGCTCGACCGCCAGGACAACCTGGATGTGCTCGAAGTCAAGATCGAGCTGCCCGATCGCAAGTAG
- the minD gene encoding septum site-determining protein MinD: MTKIVVVTSGKGGVGKTTTSASFASGLALRGHKTAVIDFDVGLRNLDLIMGCERRVVYDLINVIQGEANLNQALIKDKQCDNLFVLAASQTRDKDALSQEGVHKVLTDLAAMGFEYIVCDSPAGIETGALMAMHYADEALIVTNPEVSSVRDSDRILGMLGSKTQRAIEGKDPIKEHLLITRYNPTRVADGQMLSLEDIQDILRIKLIGVIPESENVLTASNQGTPAIHLKGTDVAEAYSDVIDRFLGADKPLRFIEAEKAGFFKRLFGGK; encoded by the coding sequence ATGACCAAAATTGTTGTCGTCACTTCCGGCAAGGGCGGTGTGGGCAAGACCACCACCAGCGCCAGCTTTGCCTCCGGCCTCGCCTTGCGCGGCCACAAGACCGCCGTGATCGACTTCGACGTCGGCCTGCGCAACCTCGACCTCATCATGGGTTGCGAACGCCGCGTGGTGTACGACCTGATCAACGTGATCCAGGGCGAAGCCAACCTGAACCAGGCGCTGATCAAGGACAAGCAGTGCGACAACCTGTTCGTGCTGGCCGCCAGCCAGACACGCGACAAGGATGCATTGAGCCAGGAAGGCGTGCACAAGGTGCTGACCGACCTCGCCGCCATGGGTTTCGAGTACATCGTGTGCGACTCGCCCGCAGGCATCGAAACCGGCGCGCTCATGGCCATGCACTACGCCGACGAAGCGCTGATCGTGACCAACCCCGAAGTCTCCAGCGTGCGCGACTCCGACCGCATCCTGGGCATGCTGGGCAGCAAAACCCAGCGTGCGATCGAAGGCAAGGACCCCATCAAGGAACACCTGCTGATCACGCGCTACAACCCCACGCGCGTGGCCGACGGCCAGATGCTCTCGCTCGAAGACATCCAGGACATCCTGCGCATCAAGCTCATCGGCGTGATTCCCGAGAGCGAAAACGTGCTGACCGCCTCCAACCAGGGCACGCCGGCGATCCACCTCAAGGGTACCGACGTGGCCGAGGCTTACAGCGATGTGATCGACCGTTTCCTGGGCGCCGACAAACCGTTGCGATTCATCGAGGCTGAAAAGGCCGGCTTCTTCAAACGCCTGTTCGGGGGGAAATGA